In Toxoplasma gondii ME49 chromosome VIII, whole genome shotgun sequence, a single genomic region encodes these proteins:
- a CDS encoding hypothetical protein (encoded by transcript TGME49_273468), which yields MTRRNAIEYREALLHDMQKKKENQHELERLYLEEQVKEWQKQDAQILREEEGRRRLLAEVIQSRQELCHHKAAEAERLADQKKQELAEVKEHFRQFKEEAARSKLEEERMKVLYRTELNEQLGQAKAEREEEKRRTEEETEARKREEQRIDHALEQEKARQATLEEAVNNMRKQQKEAMDATLAKRTAVKPAAVVAPWDREH from the exons atgaCTCGGCGCAATGCAATTGAATACCGGGAG GCACTACTCCACgacatgcagaagaaaaaagagaatcAACATGAACTTGAGAGGTTGTATCTGGAAGAGCAAGTGAAAGAATGGCAGAAACAGGATGCCCAG ATCCTccgcgaagaggaaggaagacgacgactgCTTGCGGAGGTGATCCAGAGTCGTCAAG AGCTTTGCCACCACAAGGCCGCCGAGGCTGAAAGACTGGCGGaccagaagaaacaagaactGGCTGAGGTCAAGGAACACTTTCGGCAATTTaaggaagaagctgcgagATC GAaactcgaagaagaacgcatgAAGGTCCTCTATCGCACAGAGCTGAATGAGCAGCTAGGGCAGGCCAAG gcagaacgagaagaggaaaaacgtcgaactgaagaggaaactgaggcaaggaagagagaagaacaaagaatTGACCATGCTCTGGAACAAGAAaaggcgaggcaggcgacACTTGAAGAAGCAGTGAAT AACATGAGAAAACAACAGAAGGAGGCGATGGACGCGACCCTTGCGAAACGCACGGCAGTCAAGCCAGCAGCTGTAGTTGCTCCTTGGGATCGCGAGCACTAA
- a CDS encoding hypothetical protein (encoded by transcript TGME49_273472) produces the protein MWGGSQKPRAPPQQGLSSRGVSVSVFEQRMYKRKLEDAQLAERRADVHQNRVHQHLADAAERSSRLMEAAIVKRRAQELRQQQTEHLAQRRRALKELLEKEQLLYQEELKALETTADQRKEQLMERARELRQKREKEREELAESLQYRRWRESVDELRSSDAKLHALQALAARDEQIFQKALDRDREEQRERIFAALWQEEYEKKLKREEAEQERVVQQRQETRIALEEQVSDNSFRQRKIKMLF, from the exons TCCACCCCAACAGGGTCTGTCGTCCCGTGGTGTcagcgtttctgtttttgaGCAGCGCATGTACAAGAGGAAGCTGGAAGATGCTCAGTTGGCAGAGCGCCGAGCGGATGTACATCAGAATCGTGTCCATCAGCATTTAGCTGatgccgcagagagaagctcCCGCCTCATGGAGGCCGCCATTGTGAAACGTCGAGCTCAGGAACTGAGGCAACAGCAGACAGAACACCTGGcacaaagacgaagagccCTCAAGGAACTTCTCGAGAAAGAACAACTGCTATATCAAGAAGAACTGAAGGCACTGGAGACCACAGCTGATCAAAGAAAGGAACAGCTTATGGAACGTGCTCGAGAACTgcggcagaagagagaaaaggaacggGAAGAACTCGCTGAGAGCCTGCAGTACCGACGATGGAGGGAATCGGTAGACGAACTCAGGTCGTCGGATGCCAAGCTTCACGCCCTGCAG GCATTAGCTGCCAGGGACGAGCAGATCTTCCAGAAGGCGCTCGACCGTGACAGGgaggaacagcgagaaagaatTTTTGCCGCCTTGTGGCAAGAAGAATACGAGAAGAAGctcaagagagaggaagcggagcAGGAGCGTGTCGTacagcagagacaagagacaagAATTGCACTGGAGGAACAGGTCAGCG ACAATTCCTtcaggcagagaaagataAAGATGCTCTtttga